A region of the Gemmatimonadaceae bacterium genome:
TACGTCTGGCAACGGCGTAGCTCATCACGCCGTAAATGCCCACGCCTGCGAGCAGCAGCGCGACACCTGCAAAGACGGCGAGAAGCACGAGCGTGAAACGCGGGCGTGCGTTCGCCATCTGCACGACTGCGTCCATCGTCCTGACTTCCGATACGGGAAGGTTGCGGTCGAACGACCAGACCGTATTTCGAATCTCAGGCACAAGCGGCGCCGCGTCACACGCGAGTGGCGCTCCGCACCGCGCGCGCACGACTAGCGTCATGTACCCGACGTGCGGTGCCATGTTTGTTAGAAAATTCTCCTCTTGCAGCCATGGCACGAAGATCTCCCCCTCCGGCGGCGCCGCCCAATCGGAGCGCACCATGTTCTTGACGATCCCGACCACCGTGAACCACGTCGAGTTCGCGCTGGGTCGGTCGAGCGTGATGCGCTTGCCAATCGGGTCGTCACCGGGCCAGAGGCGGCGCGCCATGAAATCGTTGATGATTACGACGGCTGGCATGCCAAGGCGATCGGTCGCGGCCACGTCGCGTCCGCGCAGAATTGGAACGCCCATCGTCGCGAAGTATCCTGGCAGCACGACTCGATAGGTGGCAGTCGGTGCGTCGCCCGGCTTCGGAACGCTTCGCCCCTCGACGAAGTATGGCATCCCCCAATTGTCACCGATGATCGGCACGTGATTGATCGCGCTCGCGTTGTCGACGCCCGGTAGCGATCGAACGCGCGCGAGCAACTGTTCGATGAAGGGCACACGACGTCCGGGCGATGCCTCGGCGGATCCAGTGAACGACACTACCATCGTGACGACGCCACGCGGATCGAACCCGGGATCAATGTTGTGGAGCGCAATGAAGCTGCGAATTGCCAGGCCCGCGCCGGTGAGGAGAATGAGGGCAAGCGCAAACTCCGACGCTACCAACAGATCGCGCAGACGGTGTTGTCGCTTCCCCGTCCCAGCTCGCCCACCTTCGCGCAGCGAATCGGTGAGTTGCGCGCGCGACGAGCGCAGTGCCGGAGCCATGCCGAAGAGGAGACCCGTGGCGAGCGACACGCCGAGGGTGAACACGACCACGCGCGCATTGAGGCCGATTTCGCCGGCGCGCGGCAGGCCGGCGCCACCTAACGCAACGAGTGCGTGAACGCCATAGGAAGCGAGCACGAGGCCGATGACTCCGCCGATACCGCCAAGCAGCAAGCTCTCGGTAAGCAATTGCCTGACGAGTCGGGTACGACCCGCGCCCAGCGCCGCGCGCACCGTAATTTCCCGCTCGCGCGCAGCGCCGCGAGCAAGCAGCATGTGCGCGACGTTCGCACACGAAAGCAGGAGGACAAATCCGACTGCGCCGAGAAGCACCAACAACGCGGGCCGGACGTCGCCGACGACGAGATCGCGCAACGGATAGACGTGGACATCGCGATTGGTCCCCGGATATGTCCGCTCGAGTCCGGCGGTGACCTTCGCGATTTCGGCGCGCGCAACCGCGAGCGAAACGCCCGTTCGGAGCTTGGCGAGCACGCGAAGCGAACTGCCTTCTCGGCTCGCCGATTGCGTGCCTAACGCGAGCGGCGCCCAGAGATGGACGTCGTGCGCCCAGAACATCGGAAAGTCGAAGCCGGGCGGCATCACACCAACCACCGTGTAGGCGTTGGCGTCGAGTGTGATCGTCCGGCCGAGGATGCTCCGATCGGCGCCGAAGCGCCGTTGCCAGAAGCCCCAGGACAGGACGGCCTCGTGTTCACGTCCCGGCTCGTCCTCGCCCGCGACGAAGAGCCGGCCAAGCGCGGGTTGTATGCCGGCGAGCTGCAGGGCGTCCGTCGTGAGACGGAGCGCCTGGACCTTCTCGGGATTGCCGCCGCCTGTCACGTTAGGTGTCCAGTACTCGGCGGCGCCGACACGCTCGAACGCGGTGCTCTGCCTCCGCCAGTCGAGAAAGTTCGCGGGGGCGACGGGATTGCTGCGATGGTGCAGGATCGCAACGAGCCGGTCCGGATCGCCTAACGGGAGCGGCCGAAGGAGCACGGCATCGACGACGCTGAAGATCGCGGTCGTCCCGCCAATTCCCAAGGCGAGCGCGACCAAGGCGGTGCTGGTGAAGGCGCGGGCGCGCATCAACGAACGCCAGCCAAAGCGCACGTCGCGCAGTATGGTCGATTCGATCATGCCACTGGGACACAAGCTGCGGACAAAGGGTTGGGCACGAGCGCCGGACTACCCCTCCCCGCGGGCTGATCGGAATGGGGGCTAGGGACATAGGGGCTAGCGGAAAGCGCGCACCGCGCACTATGCCCTAGCCCCTAGTCTCTAGCCCCTAATCTCTAGCCCCTAATCTCTAGCCCTAACCCCTCTTCATTCACCTGTCAGTCGCGGTCTTTGCGCTCCGGCCCGCGTCGAGATCATTCCAGTTGAGAATCGCGTTGAAGCCCATGGCGAACGTGCCCTGTGTCTGCCACCGCCAGAAGGGTCGAATCGCGAACATCACGACGTGGCCCTGACCGATCGACTCATCGACGAGTTGCGCGCGGTCGCTGAGTGTCGAGCCCCCCTCGAGGGTGCCGGACAGGAGCATGTCCTCGGCATTGGCCGGGAACTGGATAACGACACGCGTCTTGCTCGACGGATCAGCCGTTAGGCCAGCCACCGGACGCGCCGTCGTCGGACCGCCGAAGCCTCCGCCTCCTCCACTGCCGCGGCCAGCGCGGCCAGTCGCGGGGCCGGAATCGATCGCCGACGCGGGCAACACGCCGTATGCCTGGCCGGAGTGATCCGGATCCCACGCCGAGAGTTTGAGCTGCGTCGCCATCGGTGTGGTGTTCTGTCCCTGCGGACGCGCGGCACTGCGGCCGCCGGGCGCCGCGTTAGGCGCTGCCGAAGCGGCGGCCACCTCGACTGGCGGCGGAGCACCGGCGCCCGCATTCAGGACGGGACCCGAGTTGAAGTACACCGGGACTTCGCCATGATCGTAGCCGTACACGAGCGGGCTGTGGCGGTCGCTGATGATGCCACGAAGGATCGTCCCACGCGCGAAGAGCGTCGGTGGATTTTCGACCGTGACGCCAGGCACGAGCTTCATCTCGGGCAGGATCGCTGCCGTGCTGCCTTCGGTGATCAGCGTGCCGCCCTGTTGCACGAACTCGTACAACGCCTTGTAGCCTTCCGGTCCAACGCCGCCACGAATGTCGTCGGTCGAGTCGGGGTAGCCTAACGCCTGGAATTCCGCCGTGCGCTTGTAGGGGATCGGCACGTTAGGCGCCGGGCGACCGGAGTCAGCGGCGGCGCCGCCGCGACCACCGCCGAATGCCTGGCCAGGCAGCGGCCCGCCGATCGGCGTTCCACCATGCGGCCAGATGATGACGTCGTATTTGGCGCGGAGATTTCCTTCCTTGAGCTTCGGCTCGCCAAAATAGGCGTAGGGCACGCCGTAGTGATCGAGCGCGGCGCGGACCCAACCTTCGTCCTGCGTGCGCGTCCAGCTATGGACGTAGCCGATGCGCGGGATGTCGAGGTCGTGCGACTTCACCGCAGGGGCGGACGCCATCGCGTAGCCGGAGAGGCCGAGCTGCTCGAGCACCGGCTCGAGCTGCGCCCGATTCGCGTCGGCGATGACGAACGCGCCCGGCACGAAGTGATGCCCGTTCGCGTCGAACTCCTCCTCGGCCGCCTGCATTTTTACATTGGCAAGCTTGAAACGGAACGTGACGAGGTTGTTGTCGCTCGTGTTGTCGACGACGACGACGCTGCCCGTGCCGGTGATTCCGCCGGGTGCGGTGACATCGCCCGTCACCTTCTTCATCGGTTCGGCGAGCAAACTCTTATCGGTGACATCGAAGACCGTGAGGTTCCGCATCAGCGGGAACGTCCAGCCGGTGTCGTCATACGGCGCCGGGTTCGCCGGCGAGAAGTTCTGCAGCGCGAAGTACATGTCGGCGATCGTGCGATAGGGCTGATCGCCGCGAATAATGTAGTCACCCGGCTGAACATGGACCTTGCCGGCCGTGAAGGCGCTCGTCGCAACGTCGAACTCGAGGCCCTGGCGGCGCAAGTCGTTTACAGCCTCCGCCGCGTTCTCCTTTGCATGCTGATTCGCGGGGATGACCCAGCCGAACAGCGGGCCATCCTTGCCCTTCGCGACGGCACGCTTGTTCTTGATCCAGTAATTGTCGAGGTACATCGCCTTGTTCTTCGCGACATAATTGAGCGCGAAGAGAATCGCCGACTCCTGAATGTTCGTGTTGTTGCGTGCGCCCCACTTGATGTATGGAAGGGGCGGATTCGGCCGGAACCATTCTCGGCTCGTCGTCGTTGCGGGCGGGCGGACCTCGTAGTTGTCCGGCCCATAGCTCTGCACCTCGTAGAAGCGACCGACGGCGTTGTGGGTGTGGGCGATGAAGAACAAGTAGTTAGGCACCCACCCGTCGTAGAACCCGTACGTCCACACGCCAGGGACGCCACGCTTCGTCATCTCGTCGATGTCGTTCTTCGCGAGCATCCACCACTCGTCGATCGTGATCGGATCGATCTGCTCGTTGTACGGGCCGGTGCCTGTCGATGCATAGAGATAGGTCACGGCTTCGTGCAGGTCGTGGAGGATCGTCGGCGTCCAGTCGAGCGTGACCTTTGTGATGTTCTTGGTGAGGTCGAGATACTGACCCATTCCGTCGCGGTTGTTGTCGTGCTGTACGTACTTGCCCCAGTACATCAGCGGCAATGTGCCGACGGTCTGGCGGTATTTCTTGTTCCAGTAATACGTGTCGACCGCTTTCTCGCGCCCGTCGACTTCGACAACCGGAGTAATGAGGGTGATCACGTTGTTACGAATATTCTGAATCAGCGGCGTCTCTTCGACGACGAGCCGGTACGCGAGCTCCATCAGCATCTCCGGACCACCGAACTCCGGCGAGTGAATGCCGCTCGTGATGTAGTAGACCGGCTTGGCGGTGTGCAGAATGCGCTGAGCCTCCGCCTCGGTCGTCTTGCGAGGGTCGGTGAGGGCTTTGAGCATGCCCTTGTAGCGATCGAGCTGCTTGATGGTCTGCTCGTCGGCGATGGCGAGGAGCACCATGTCGCGGCCTTCCTCGGTCTTGCCGATCGTCCAGAACTTCGCGCGCGGCGATGCCTTGGCGATCGCCTCCATGTATCGATGGATGTCCCGGGCGTGGGTCAGCTCGCCTGGCGTCCCCACGATTTTGCCGAGGAACTTGAGCGGCGTCGGGACGGTGTTCGAGGCTGGGAGGTGGTCGACCAGTTCCGTCGTGATCCGAGGATCCTGGAGATACTCGTGGATTTTCGCGGTGTAGGCCGAATCCATCCGCTGGGGCGCGGCCTTGGTTGCCGTCTGGGCGCCGGCGAAGGAGGGAATGGCGAACGCGAGGAGGGGGAGAAGAAGGCCGATCCGAATCATCCTGCGAGACATGTCAGTTGTCCTTTCCGACAGTTGTGGGGTGGTCGGGAGAGTGGAGCACGTGGGCAGTACGCGCCAGGGTGGACTTTCGCTGATGTCACCATCGCCGGCGCGCATTCGAGCAGATGGCCGCCTGTTGTTGACCCATTGCCGGGGGTGACCCATTGCCGCCGATTCGTGCGTTGAGAAGAATTGTGGACATGACCGATCGCACCGCAACCGACCATCGCGAGATACTCCAGGCGCTACCCACGCGCGGGCTCGCCGACCTCCTCGGAATCGAAATCGTCGAGCTCACGCCGCAGCGCGTCGTCGCGACGATGCCCGTGGACGAGCGCACACGCCAGCCGTTCGGAATTCTCCACGGCGGCGCCTCTGTAGCACTGGCCGAGACCGTTGCGTCGTTAGGCGCGGCGATGAACGTCGACCTCGAGCGGCAGAGCGCCGTTGGGCTCGAGATCAACGCGAATCACATCCGGGCCAAGCGGGAGGGGCTCGTGCGAGCGACGGCGACGCCGTTTCACGTTGGGCGATCCACACAGGTGTGGGACGTCCGGATCGTGGACGAGCAGGACAAACCCGTCTGCATATCGCGCTGCACGCTCGCCGTTGTCCCACGCTGACCGCGTGTCCCGATTTCGTCTCCCTCCGCGTATTAGCTGACAGCGGAGCGAGGGACAACTCGGCGCCGTGGATCGGGGGGCGGTTGGCTCGGGAAAGCGTTATGATCCGTGCCCCCGACAGCCGGCCGAATCCCCGCTCCACGCGTCGCGCCTTTGCGCTTCGACACTGCAGTCCTCTTTGCACCACTGGAGGTAGGCTTATGGGTGTTGGAATCCAGATACTCAGCGGCGGCGAGGTCGTTTTGCCTGACGACGTCATCGAACGGCTGCGAACATCTCTTCACGGGCGGCTGATCACGCGCGACGTTCCTGATTTTGACGATGCGCGGACGATCTGGAATGCGATGGTCGATCGCCGGCCCGCGCTCATCGCGCAGTGCGCCGACGCGAACGACGTCGTCCAGGCGGTGCGCTTCGCGCGCGAGCACTCGCTCCTCACGTCAGTCCGCGGGGGCGGGCACAACATTGCCGGCAATGCAGTGGCCGACGATGGCTTCATGATCGATCTCTCGCCAATGCGGTCGGTGATCGTCGATCCCACGACGCGCACGGCTCGCGTCGGCGGCGGCGCCACGTTAGGCGCGATCGACAAGGCGACACTGGAGCACGGTCTCGCAACGCCGCTGGGCGTCAACTCGACCACGGGCGTCGCAGGCCTGACCCTCGGCGGCGGCTTCGGCTGGCTGAGTCGACGGCTTGGCTTGTCGAGTGATAACCTACGGGGAGCAGAGGTCATCACCGCCGATGGCGAGACCGTTCGCGCGAGTGCTACCGAGAACGCAGACCTCTTTTGGGGGCTTCGGGGCGGCGGCGGCAACTTCGGCATCGTGACGTCGTTCGAGTTCGCGTTGCACTCGGTCGGCCCAACGGTTCTTGCCGGCCTGATCGTGCATCCGCTCGAGGACGCGAAGGACGTGATGCGCTTCTATCGGTCGTTCGCGCCAGAAACGCCCGATGAATTGGCACTGTGGCTGGTCATGCGAAAGGCGCCTCCCCTTCCCTTTCTGCCTGCGGAATGGCATGGGAGAGACGTCCTCGTACTTGCGGCGTGCTATTCGGGAGATCTCGCCGATGGTGAGCGCATTCTCAAGCCGCTGCGCCAGTTCGGGCATCCGATCGCCGATGTCATCGGTCCGCAGCCCTTCGCGGCGTGGCAGCGGATCCTCGATCCACTTCTTACACCAGGGATGCGCAACTACTGGAAATCCCACGACTTCCTAAATCTCGACGACGGCTTGATCGAGGTGCTGACGGATTTCGCGCGGCGCATCCCCGATCCGAATAGCGAGATCCTCTTCGCGCAGCTTGGCGGCGCGATCAACCGCCTAACGAACGCCGACTCGGCGTACGCGCGGCGCGACGCGCAGTATCTCATGAACGTCCACGGACGCTGGGCCGATCGGTCGAGTGACGAGACGGGCATTGGTTGGGCACGAGCGCTCTTCAACGCCGCGGCCCCGTATTCGACTGGAAGCGTGTACGTGAACTTCCTCTCGGGCGACGACGAGAACCGAGTTCGCGCAGCATATGGCGCGAACTACGAGCGGCTGGTCGAGCTCAAGAAGCAATACGATCCGACGAACCTGTTCCGAGTCAATCAGAACATTCGTCCGGCGACGTTCTCGCTGCCGACGGCCGTGACGATGGAGCAGAGGCCGGCGACGTAGTGGCTGGTGGTTGGTGATTGGTCGTTGGTGAATCGGACTAGCCGGCGAGCTTGCTCGCCGGCATTCTTATGGACCACATCAGCAGCAGCCAACCACCAACCAACGATCACAATGCAGCGTCGCGAGTTATTGAAGGTCATCGGCGCGGCCGCCGCGCTGCCGTTCATCCCCTCGCCCGCCAGCGCCGCGGTTCGAATCGCCGAGTCGGTGCACAGACGCCTCGGTCCCGAACGTCCCGCACCGAACGCTGCGTTAAGAGTTCTCTCATCCGAACAGAACGAGCTCGTGACGACGATCGCCGAGATGATTCTCCCGGAGACCGACACGCCGGGTGCAACGACGGCCCGCGTCAACGAGTTCGTGGACCTCTTGCTCGCGGAATGGTCGAGCGATGCCGAGCGCGCGAAGTTCCTGGCGGGGCTGGACGCCATCGATCATGAAGCACGCGCATCCTATCGCCGTCGTTTCGTGGAGCTCGGGCCGCCGGAACGCACGTTGACGCTCGCCGCGCTCGACGGCGCGCGCGAGAGCAACGAGGGCGCTGGGTACGCCTTCGGCCACCTCAAGCGCTTAACGGTGTACGGCTACTTCACGTCGGAAATCGTGCAGAAGAACGTGTTGAAGACCGATATCTGGCCCGGCCGTTACGACGCATGCGCCAGCGTCGTGCTGCAAGGCACCAGCGGACCACGGGGAGACCGACAATGAGACGAGCGACGCAATACGACGCGATCGTCGTCGGCTCGGGAATGACTGGTGGCTGGGCCGCGAAAGAGCTGTGTGAGCATGGACTCAACACGCTCGTGCTCGAGGCGGGACGGCCGATCGATCCGAACAAGGATTACGTCGAGCACGTACCGGAGTATCAGGTCCATTTCCGCGGCTATGGAGACCGAAAGGCGCTCGAGCGCGATCAGCCGATGCAGAAGGACTGCTATGCGTGCGACGAATGGAGCGGCAAGTTCTTCGTGAACGATCGCGAGAATCCATACACGTTCCCCGACGACAAGCCGTTCCGCTGGATCCGCGGCCGACAGGTCGGCGGCCGCTCGATCATGTGGGGTCGCCAGGTGTACCGGTGGAGCGACCTCGATTTCGAGGCGAATGCGAAGGAAGCCATCGGCATCGAGTGGCCGATTCGTTATGCCGACATCGCGCCGTGGTACGATCACGTCGAGCGGTTCATCGGCGTCAGCGGCCAGGCCGAGGGACTGCCGCAGCTCCCCGATGGGCAATTTCTGCCGCCGATGGCGATGAGCTGCGTCGAGCAGAGGGCGCGTGAGAACATACTAAAGGCGTTCGGTGGCGAGCGCGTGATGACGATCGGGCGCGCCGCGATTTTGACTCAAAATCACAATGGCCGCGCCGCGTGTCATTATTGCGGGCACTGTGAGCGGGGATGTATCACGCTGTCTTACTTCAGCAGCATCAACGCCACGCTGCCCGCCGCGCAGAAAACGGGAAAGCTCACGCTGCGGCCGTTCAGCGTCGTCGAAAGCGTATTATACGATCCGAAGGGCGACCGCGCTCGCGGCGTTCGGGTCATCGACGCGAACACGAACGAGTCGCTCGAGTTCGAAGGACGCGTGGTGTTCTTATGCGCTTCGGCGATCGAATCGGCACGGCTGCTGCTGAACTCGAAGTCGGATCGGTTCCCGAACGGGATGGCGAACGACAGCGATCAGGTCGGCCGCAATGTCATGGATCATCCCTTCTTCGCCGGCGCGCACGGAGAGATGCCCGGTTTCCTCGACAAGACGACTTTCGGGAACCGGCCTAACGGGATTTATGTCGCGCGGTTTCGCAATGTGAAAACGAAACATCCAGACTTTGTTCGTGGCTACGGCTTTCAGGGCGGCGCGGGACGTTCGGGCTGGGATCGCGGCGAATGGACTCCCGGCTTCGGCGCGGATTTCAAGCGCTCGCTCATCTCGGATCTCGGTCCCTGGGGATTGGGAATCAACGCCTGGGGTGAGATGTTGCCGAATCCGGAGAATCGGGTGACGCTCGATTCCCAGGTGAAGGACAAGTGGGGGATTCCCGCCGCGCACATCGTCTGCTCGCTTGGCGAGAACGAGCTGGCGATGCACCGCGACATGCAGATCACCGCCGCCGAGCTACTCGCCGCAGCGGGAGCGAAGGATATTCAGACCTACACGTCGCCGATCCTGCCTGGCTTATGCATCCACGAGATGGGCACGGCGCGCATGGGACACGATCCGAAGACGTCGGTGCTGAATGCGCACAATCAGGCCCACAGCGTTAAGAACTTGTTCATCACTGACGGCGCCTGCATGGCGTCATCTGCGAATCAGAATCCGTCGATCACATACATGGCGTTGACGGCACGGGCGGCGAGTTACGCCGTCGAGCGGCTGAAGAAACGAGAGATCTGACAACCCCTCCGGAATTGTCGGAGTCGTATTAACGATCCGTGCCGCTCGGCAGATGCTCGATCGGTTCGCCGATGATCCGGGTCAGCTCATCTCGCTCGTCGTCGGTGAAGTGGTACACGCGCCGTGCAACCGCGAAGGCACGATCGAACGCCGCGCGATAGCGAATCGCCCGTCGGCGCTGCCGAAAAGCCGTCGCCCAGCCCACAACGCCGAGCACGGCAACGGTGACCAATCCAAAAGCGCACCAACCCATGTCTGTTCATGTCTCCAACGACAACTCGGGGCAGGAGAATGCCAAGAAACCGACCGGCCGACGCACAGTGCGAGCGTCCGCGGGTCTCGTGCAGTGACTCTCGCCACAAGTGTCGGTCGCTACTGTAACTGTTGTGAGCTATCGCTGGGCGGATCGTTGATCGTCAGGCCCTGCGGCAAGACGGGAAGATCCGGCAACGCCGACGTCGGCGGAACGAGTCGATCGGCGACGCGCGTCTCATCAACCGCCGACGGCCGAGCGACGCGCTTCACGGGTACTGGCGGCCAGCGCTTCTTACCCATTTCCGCAAATGCTTCGGCGGCGGCGCCCGGCGTCGGCTCTCCAACTGCCTGACGAGCGATCCAGCCGAATAACACGCCCACACCCGCAACTAAATAGTATAGAACATCCAGCGGGACACTCACGGCGGCAAATCCAAAGCCGCGCTCTCGGGCAAAGAACGCGAGCTGCGCGGCGTTGTTCACAAGCACCAGGCCGAGGCAAGAGAGCGCCGCAAGGGACAACCAAAGACTGTGTCCCGACCACGCCAGAATTCCGCAGATGGCGCCGATCCAACTGACGACGATGTTCACGTTCTTCGCGGCGCGCTTCCCATGTGGTCCACGACGATCACGAGTCAACTGACGCTGTACGAGCCGCATCCATGGAATCGTTCGATCAAAGATCTCGGTCGCGATCATCCGTCGTACGGTCCATTCTCTGAGATGTGCGGCGCGGATGTCGGTGTGCACGACGATGCGTTCACCCAAAGCGCGAATACGCTGGCCGAGCTCGAGATCCTCGATCTGGCGCCGTGAGAAATGCCACTCGTCATACCCGCCAGCTCGCTCGAACACGGAGCTGCGTATGATCCCGCAGGCCGACGAAAAAGTGAATGCGTTCTCCGCGTCTCGTCGATGGTAGTATCGCTGCACCAGGCTGCGGTACTCCGAAAGGATTCCCGTCGCCATCGGCGAGGCATCGCACGATCCGAAGACGGCGCCGACGCCCGGATGCTCCGTCAGGACCTTCGCGCCGTTGCGCAGCGTATCCGTCTCCACCATGACGTCGGCATTGATGAAGGCGATGCACTCTCCAAGCGTCAACTCGAAACCGCGATTTCGCGCGTAGCCCGGGCCGCGGGCCTCGGGTCGCAGCCTCAGGAGTTTATCCGCGTACTGCGCCGCGACCGTGGCAGTCTCGTCCGTACTCGCGTCATCGACAACGACGAGCTCCCAGGATTGACGCGGCAGATTGCTCAGTGCAAGTGCCTGCAACGCCAACGGAAATCTGGATCCACCGTTATGGACTGGCATAACAACGGAGAGATACGGATATGGCGACGACAGCTCGGCGCCGCAGGTCGGCGCGTTGATGACACGGCCGCCAGCGTCCGTCCAAGCCCGCCAGTTCCGACAGAGGCTCGCGGCCCATTCGTGTCGCTCGACCTCGCGATCCGCGAGAAACAGAACGATTTCTCGGCGGCTTCTCTCTAACCCGACGCGTCGGAGGAGCTCGCTCTCCGGCGTGCCCGAGTCAACGCCAACCCAGGTAATGATTGTGGCGCTTGCGAACTCTTGAGCGAGTGACGCGAGCTCGCCGCGCGCACTCGCGCGCACGACAATCACCTCCGCCTGGGCGTCCGCCCAACAGGACAAGAAGCGATCGAGGCAACGACGCAAGTGCATCGGATCGCCGCTCGATGTGAGTACGATGCCGATCCCTGGCAGCGGCCGCGCGTCTTTTGGAAGCATTGTGGGCCACATCGGCGGACCGAGCGCAGTCATGGCCACGGACCGAGTGCAAAGCCGGGACCGCTGGTCCTGCAGCGCGGCAAGTGCCGGTTGTGGCCGCTTCACGACTGGCGTACGGCGATGGCAGTTCGAGAGGCGATAGCAACGAAGGATTTTTCCCCTTAGCGTCTGGTCTTCCAAGCGCACTTGTTAGGCGTAATCATCGGCGTTGGACTAGGCATATCCTGCTTTCTTGCTTCACGCCGACTCTTGGCGCGCTTCTGGCACACGGCGTACCCAAAAATCGATCGGAATAACCCCTCGATGTGGAGGCGTTGCGCATGAAGACTCTCGATGCATCCGAAACCGCATCCGAAACCGGAGCGGCAGCCCTGGAGCATCCATGTGCACGCGCGCGACTCGTCGCGGCAACAGCCGCGGAGTACGCAGTCGAAGTTGACCGAGATGCGCGATTTCCATTCGAGACATTCGCCGCGGCGCGCCAGCATCGCCTCTTGAGCATGTTGGTGCCGGTGGAGCTGGGCGGCGACGGCGCGTCGGTCGCCGATGTCGTCGACATCTGCTACATGCTCGGTGCGTCCTGTAGCTCCTCGGCGATGATTTTCGCAATGCATCAGATCCAGGTCGTCATCCTCTTGCGTCACGCCCGCGAGAGTGCCTGGCACCAGCAGCTGCTGCGCCGGCTCTGTGATGAGCAGTTGCTCTTCGCATCGTCGACGACGGAGAATCAGATGGGAGGCGCCGTGCGCTCGAGCGCCTGCGCCGTCGAGCGGCAAGGGTCCCGCTTTTCATTAATAAAGAACGCAACCGTCATGTCCTACGGCGCTGAAGCAGACGGGGTGCTCGTCACCGCTCGGCGCGCACCGGACGCGCAGTCCTCCGATCAGGTGCTCGTGGCCTTGCTCAAGGGCGACTACGAGCTGGAGAAGATCAAGGAGTGGGACACGATGGGGATGCGCGGGACCTGCAGCACAGGCTTTACGCTGCGGGGTCGCGCCGACGTCGAGCAGATCGTGCCGGAATCCTATGAGAGAATCCATCCCCAGAGCATGGTGCCCATCGCGCACCTCACATGGAGTGGGGTGTGGGCTGGTACCGCCGCGGGTGCGGTGGCGCATGCAAGACGGTTCGTGCGAAAAGG
Encoded here:
- a CDS encoding M14 family zinc carboxypeptidase, which encodes MSRRMIRIGLLLPLLAFAIPSFAGAQTATKAAPQRMDSAYTAKIHEYLQDPRITTELVDHLPASNTVPTPLKFLGKIVGTPGELTHARDIHRYMEAIAKASPRAKFWTIGKTEEGRDMVLLAIADEQTIKQLDRYKGMLKALTDPRKTTEAEAQRILHTAKPVYYITSGIHSPEFGGPEMLMELAYRLVVEETPLIQNIRNNVITLITPVVEVDGREKAVDTYYWNKKYRQTVGTLPLMYWGKYVQHDNNRDGMGQYLDLTKNITKVTLDWTPTILHDLHEAVTYLYASTGTGPYNEQIDPITIDEWWMLAKNDIDEMTKRGVPGVWTYGFYDGWVPNYLFFIAHTHNAVGRFYEVQSYGPDNYEVRPPATTTSREWFRPNPPLPYIKWGARNNTNIQESAILFALNYVAKNKAMYLDNYWIKNKRAVAKGKDGPLFGWVIPANQHAKENAAEAVNDLRRQGLEFDVATSAFTAGKVHVQPGDYIIRGDQPYRTIADMYFALQNFSPANPAPYDDTGWTFPLMRNLTVFDVTDKSLLAEPMKKVTGDVTAPGGITGTGSVVVVDNTSDNNLVTFRFKLANVKMQAAEEEFDANGHHFVPGAFVIADANRAQLEPVLEQLGLSGYAMASAPAVKSHDLDIPRIGYVHSWTRTQDEGWVRAALDHYGVPYAYFGEPKLKEGNLRAKYDVIIWPHGGTPIGGPLPGQAFGGGRGGAAADSGRPAPNVPIPYKRTAEFQALGYPDSTDDIRGGVGPEGYKALYEFVQQGGTLITEGSTAAILPEMKLVPGVTVENPPTLFARGTILRGIISDRHSPLVYGYDHGEVPVYFNSGPVLNAGAGAPPPVEVAAASAAPNAAPGGRSAARPQGQNTTPMATQLKLSAWDPDHSGQAYGVLPASAIDSGPATGRAGRGSGGGGGFGGPTTARPVAGLTADPSSKTRVVIQFPANAEDMLLSGTLEGGSTLSDRAQLVDESIGQGHVVMFAIRPFWRWQTQGTFAMGFNAILNWNDLDAGRSAKTATDR
- a CDS encoding FAD-binding oxidoreductase, which encodes MGVGIQILSGGEVVLPDDVIERLRTSLHGRLITRDVPDFDDARTIWNAMVDRRPALIAQCADANDVVQAVRFAREHSLLTSVRGGGHNIAGNAVADDGFMIDLSPMRSVIVDPTTRTARVGGGATLGAIDKATLEHGLATPLGVNSTTGVAGLTLGGGFGWLSRRLGLSSDNLRGAEVITADGETVRASATENADLFWGLRGGGGNFGIVTSFEFALHSVGPTVLAGLIVHPLEDAKDVMRFYRSFAPETPDELALWLVMRKAPPLPFLPAEWHGRDVLVLAACYSGDLADGERILKPLRQFGHPIADVIGPQPFAAWQRILDPLLTPGMRNYWKSHDFLNLDDGLIEVLTDFARRIPDPNSEILFAQLGGAINRLTNADSAYARRDAQYLMNVHGRWADRSSDETGIGWARALFNAAAPYSTGSVYVNFLSGDDENRVRAAYGANYERLVELKKQYDPTNLFRVNQNIRPATFSLPTAVTMEQRPAT
- a CDS encoding hotdog fold thioesterase — its product is MTDRTATDHREILQALPTRGLADLLGIEIVELTPQRVVATMPVDERTRQPFGILHGGASVALAETVASLGAAMNVDLERQSAVGLEINANHIRAKREGLVRATATPFHVGRSTQVWDVRIVDEQDKPVCISRCTLAVVPR
- a CDS encoding ABC transporter permease; translated protein: MIESTILRDVRFGWRSLMRARAFTSTALVALALGIGGTTAIFSVVDAVLLRPLPLGDPDRLVAILHHRSNPVAPANFLDWRRQSTAFERVGAAEYWTPNVTGGGNPEKVQALRLTTDALQLAGIQPALGRLFVAGEDEPGREHEAVLSWGFWQRRFGADRSILGRTITLDANAYTVVGVMPPGFDFPMFWAHDVHLWAPLALGTQSASREGSSLRVLAKLRTGVSLAVARAEIAKVTAGLERTYPGTNRDVHVYPLRDLVVGDVRPALLVLLGAVGFVLLLSCANVAHMLLARGAAREREITVRAALGAGRTRLVRQLLTESLLLGGIGGVIGLVLASYGVHALVALGGAGLPRAGEIGLNARVVVFTLGVSLATGLLFGMAPALRSSRAQLTDSLREGGRAGTGKRQHRLRDLLVASEFALALILLTGAGLAIRSFIALHNIDPGFDPRGVVTMVVSFTGSAEASPGRRVPFIEQLLARVRSLPGVDNASAINHVPIIGDNWGMPYFVEGRSVPKPGDAPTATYRVVLPGYFATMGVPILRGRDVAATDRLGMPAVVIINDFMARRLWPGDDPIGKRITLDRPSANSTWFTVVGIVKNMVRSDWAAPPEGEIFVPWLQEENFLTNMAPHVGYMTLVVRARCGAPLACDAAPLVPEIRNTVWSFDRNLPVSEVRTMDAVVQMANARPRFTLVLLAVFAGVALLLAGVGIYGVMSYAVARRTHEIGIRLALGAAPGAVVRMVVREGMVVALIGAAAGVASALLLTRSMASFLYGVQPSDPLTLGAVSLVLIGAALVATYLPARQAARTDPPTALRGDG